A stretch of the Haladaptatus sp. R4 genome encodes the following:
- a CDS encoding IclR family transcriptional regulator: MKSDITAFRIVEALNQWEEMGVTEISHETGISKSSVFKHLDTLRHLGYVTKSGSSYMLSLRWFQAGQRIRDRQDVFEIGKSEVDHLARRVGETVSLVVEEGGDAVYLYQVRESQQLLSPVEEGGRIPAPISIGGKAILSYRPPEEIRALFKRTNPDKDVDQFLSELRTLRDQRMVIGQGNPQQGALSAGAFEGHRHVVAHNEPYRDLKSVAVPIRNTEDYAIAAIEVSGSESSLDSRRLEEEIASVLVNAGKTIETNHLHASN; this comes from the coding sequence GTGAAGTCAGACATTACCGCATTCAGAATTGTCGAAGCTCTCAACCAGTGGGAAGAGATGGGTGTCACTGAAATCTCTCATGAAACCGGAATCTCAAAGAGTTCGGTATTCAAGCACTTGGACACACTTCGTCACCTTGGCTATGTCACTAAATCTGGATCATCATATATGCTTTCACTGCGCTGGTTCCAGGCCGGACAACGAATTCGTGACAGACAAGATGTCTTTGAGATCGGTAAGTCGGAAGTAGATCACCTGGCCCGTCGTGTTGGTGAAACAGTTTCGCTGGTCGTCGAAGAAGGTGGTGATGCCGTGTATCTCTATCAAGTACGTGAAAGTCAACAACTACTCAGTCCCGTTGAAGAGGGGGGTCGAATTCCTGCTCCCATCTCCATAGGTGGGAAGGCCATTCTTTCGTACCGACCCCCTGAAGAAATCCGAGCTCTATTTAAACGAACTAATCCTGATAAGGATGTTGATCAATTTCTATCTGAACTACGCACACTCAGGGACCAGCGTATGGTCATTGGGCAGGGAAACCCTCAACAAGGTGCATTGAGTGCTGGAGCATTCGAAGGTCATCGCCATGTGGTGGCTCATAACGAACCATACAGAGATCTTAAAAGCGTGGCAGTTCCCATCCGCAACACTGAGGACTATGCTATCGCAGCAATCGAAGTGAGCGGTTCCGAGTCGAGCCTTGACAGCCGACGGCTTGAAGAGGAGATCGCCAGTGTTCTAGTAAATGCTGGAAAAACTATCGAAACGAACCATCTTCACGCATCTAACTGA
- a CDS encoding helix-turn-helix domain-containing protein translates to MQQSPTSDNTTDSQTKPPTDVLSELPPSAKLVVKTLEYNDDSLTQSELADKTRLPERTIRCALSRLRDHDLVDSRISFCDARKRRYSLT, encoded by the coding sequence ATGCAACAATCCCCTACATCGGACAACACTACCGATTCACAAACAAAACCACCGACTGACGTACTGTCCGAGCTCCCTCCAAGTGCAAAATTGGTTGTAAAAACGCTCGAATACAACGACGATTCACTCACACAATCTGAACTCGCTGATAAAACCCGGCTCCCTGAACGCACAATTCGCTGTGCGCTCAGTCGTCTTAGGGACCACGATCTCGTTGACTCACGCATCTCATTTTGCGATGCACGAAAACGTCGTTACTCACTCACATGA
- the rdfA gene encoding rod-determining factor RdfA, which produces MNSGGSDLDNGPNTKVGRLIEKYQLGEEYGAELESAWTAEQSERKSLRELADEINRQLLTTAVNDAKIGTLAGEIDNMYELLTDDDVTSGVRTDARRKLQQKGVDVDQLERDFVTYQAVRSYLHNEREVEYEAVTDEERIKRTVDSINKLRSRFTSVCENNLEQLQSQNQISLGDTYLLVEANVFCEKCGSQYPVSELIERGGCDCE; this is translated from the coding sequence ATGAACTCTGGTGGATCCGACCTAGATAATGGACCAAACACGAAAGTTGGCCGCCTTATCGAAAAGTACCAACTTGGAGAAGAATACGGTGCGGAACTCGAATCGGCATGGACTGCTGAGCAATCTGAGCGGAAGAGTCTCCGTGAGTTAGCTGACGAGATTAACCGCCAACTTCTAACTACAGCAGTAAATGATGCAAAAATTGGAACATTGGCTGGTGAAATCGATAACATGTATGAGTTGCTGACAGATGATGATGTGACATCCGGTGTACGGACGGACGCCCGCAGAAAGCTCCAACAGAAAGGGGTTGACGTCGATCAACTCGAACGCGACTTTGTTACATATCAAGCGGTTAGATCTTATCTTCACAATGAGCGAGAAGTTGAGTACGAAGCGGTGACTGACGAGGAACGAATCAAAAGAACTGTCGACAGCATTAATAAACTGCGCTCCCGATTTACATCAGTCTGTGAAAATAACCTCGAACAGTTGCAATCACAGAATCAGATTTCCCTTGGTGATACCTACCTCTTGGTTGAAGCAAATGTCTTCTGTGAAAAATGTGGCTCGCAATATCCTGTGAGTGAACTTATCGAACGTGGAGGCTGTGACTGCGAATAG
- a CDS encoding glycoside hydrolase family 2 protein: protein MTTERGHSDDTYRHSISLDDQWTFITDPNETGYDAEWYDPEAEWPDRAQSVSIPHAWQEIDIYRDYTGTGWYRRTVDVNSDNIQGLDVFLRFGAVDYEATVWINGTQVGHNQGGYLPFEFNVSDAISPGKNVIAVSVTDPENVAEIPHGKQGDPWYTRVSGIWQSVELKFRPKIHVTSIEITPDLETDTAHVSVGANISPHMATDMTCEVCAFQDGKLVAQSTAYETEDGYETHLTFDNPAYWSPSSPVLYDAEVTLSDDDETVDRYTDYFGMRSFERDGRQLLLNGKPVNIRGVLEQGFYPKTLYRPPDENMFTEEVAVAKELGFNLIRKHLKPAHPAFLKEADHQGILVWEEPANPSKYTKRSRSEVFNQLNGLICRDYNRPSVVIWSLYNEEWGIGHYDGDETLWTDEEKQQFLSDAYKLLRDRDTTRVICDNSGWAHVETDINDFHRYFVSPDRAANWEADLDHLCHYSADNYATTEPGDTNAPVILSELGTWGLGDLSALMDRYNGEPPWFSHNFLTDPLKRPEGVEERFSATNLESVFGDFDALEFAWQQREYISIKSILEQVRIREKTAGYVLTQLSDIEWEFNGILNYLREEKEFHEEYSAVNAPIAVVAEPMSHIVSEKDTLNFNMHIVNDSHKTLSGQINWSLFGESNQAYQNVKPCSISRIENIKCDIPDIKGPVETDMLEVTFDCNGESICTEEQITVLSSDHRETPSEIVYAEGSLASRFATEGITVTHQLDSNVDIAFVDQIDSSINSYVANGGIAIHIPTINGEMTKGGPFTYSLVPEEESWRGAASIFYQDSPILTDICDNKRLGWEFEGIYPCAVATNLDLSTDRLHVGYVEGWLANWGSPFVERRENDEGSFVAFTFQVQDSYGEHPLATLLCNRLIDGI, encoded by the coding sequence TTGACAACTGAACGAGGGCATTCTGACGATACGTATCGTCATTCGATTAGTTTAGATGATCAATGGACTTTCATCACAGACCCAAATGAAACAGGCTATGACGCTGAGTGGTACGACCCTGAAGCAGAATGGCCAGACCGAGCGCAGTCGGTGAGTATCCCCCACGCTTGGCAGGAGATAGACATCTACCGAGACTACACGGGGACTGGCTGGTACCGACGTACCGTAGATGTGAACTCTGATAATATTCAGGGGTTAGATGTATTTTTAAGGTTCGGTGCGGTAGACTACGAGGCTACTGTCTGGATTAATGGGACTCAAGTTGGTCATAATCAAGGTGGATATCTTCCTTTTGAGTTCAACGTATCTGACGCTATATCTCCAGGCAAAAATGTTATTGCAGTTAGCGTGACTGATCCGGAAAATGTAGCTGAGATCCCGCATGGGAAGCAAGGAGATCCCTGGTATACCCGCGTAAGTGGTATTTGGCAGTCAGTAGAGTTAAAATTCCGTCCTAAGATTCATGTTACATCAATAGAAATCACGCCTGATCTAGAAACTGACACTGCACATGTCTCTGTTGGGGCTAATATTAGCCCTCACATGGCGACTGACATGACCTGCGAAGTCTGTGCCTTTCAGGATGGTAAACTTGTTGCACAGTCTACAGCCTACGAAACCGAAGATGGATATGAAACACACCTCACGTTTGACAACCCTGCGTACTGGTCTCCATCCTCTCCAGTTCTGTACGATGCTGAGGTGACACTCTCAGACGATGATGAGACTGTAGACAGGTACACAGACTATTTTGGAATGCGTAGTTTCGAGCGCGACGGGAGACAACTCCTGCTCAACGGAAAACCTGTAAATATACGTGGGGTGCTCGAGCAGGGATTCTACCCAAAGACGCTCTATCGACCACCAGATGAAAATATGTTTACGGAGGAAGTGGCGGTCGCAAAAGAACTTGGGTTCAACCTAATCAGAAAGCACCTCAAACCCGCACACCCAGCATTTCTTAAGGAAGCTGATCATCAAGGAATTCTTGTCTGGGAGGAGCCAGCAAATCCGTCTAAGTACACAAAGCGCTCCCGTTCTGAGGTATTTAATCAACTTAACGGACTCATTTGTCGAGATTACAACCGGCCAAGTGTTGTCATTTGGTCACTGTATAATGAAGAATGGGGAATTGGACATTATGATGGTGATGAGACTCTTTGGACCGACGAGGAAAAACAGCAATTTCTCTCTGATGCTTACAAGCTGCTACGAGATCGAGATACAACACGAGTTATTTGTGACAACTCTGGGTGGGCCCATGTCGAGACCGATATCAACGATTTCCATCGGTATTTTGTGAGCCCTGATCGAGCAGCGAACTGGGAGGCTGATTTAGACCATCTTTGTCATTATAGTGCCGACAACTATGCTACTACGGAACCCGGCGATACCAATGCTCCGGTAATTCTCTCGGAACTCGGAACTTGGGGTCTTGGGGATCTCTCTGCACTCATGGATAGATACAATGGCGAACCCCCGTGGTTTTCTCATAACTTCTTAACTGACCCTCTTAAGCGTCCAGAAGGTGTTGAAGAGCGATTCAGCGCTACTAATTTAGAAAGTGTTTTTGGCGACTTCGACGCGCTTGAATTCGCTTGGCAGCAGCGAGAGTATATTTCGATTAAATCTATTCTAGAGCAGGTCCGGATTCGAGAAAAGACAGCTGGATATGTCTTAACTCAACTCTCAGATATTGAATGGGAGTTCAATGGCATCCTTAACTATCTTCGTGAAGAGAAGGAATTTCACGAAGAGTATTCAGCAGTGAATGCACCAATTGCAGTCGTTGCTGAACCAATGTCCCATATTGTGTCCGAAAAAGACACGCTTAACTTCAATATGCATATAGTCAACGATTCTCATAAGACACTATCCGGACAAATAAATTGGTCTTTGTTCGGTGAATCCAATCAGGCATATCAGAATGTGAAGCCCTGTTCGATTAGCAGGATTGAGAATATCAAATGTGATATTCCAGATATTAAAGGGCCAGTTGAAACTGACATGTTAGAAGTAACCTTTGACTGTAATGGAGAGAGTATTTGCACTGAGGAACAAATAACAGTACTCAGTTCAGATCATCGAGAAACACCGTCCGAAATCGTTTACGCCGAAGGGTCGCTCGCATCTCGGTTTGCAACTGAGGGCATCACAGTAACACATCAGTTGGATTCGAATGTTGATATCGCATTTGTTGATCAAATAGATTCGTCTATCAATAGTTATGTTGCTAATGGGGGTATCGCTATACATATCCCCACAATAAATGGTGAGATGACAAAAGGTGGCCCATTTACCTACTCTTTGGTTCCCGAAGAAGAGAGCTGGCGCGGAGCAGCTTCAATCTTCTATCAAGATTCACCAATATTGACAGACATCTGTGACAATAAACGACTTGGCTGGGAATTTGAAGGAATTTATCCCTGTGCTGTAGCAACAAACCTAGATCTTTCAACAGACCGACTCCATGTAGGATACGTTGAAGGATGGCTTGCAAACTGGGGTAGTCCATTCGTTGAACGGAGAGAAAATGATGAGGGATCATTCGTGGCCTTTACATTCCAGGTCCAAGATTCATATGGAGAACATCCACTTGCAACGCTACTCTGTAACCGTTTAATCGACGGGATTTGA
- a CDS encoding transcription initiation factor IIB family protein, with product MTLTTHQRDRERSTEETSSQARLDQCPECNSEELAHSADQNELICQNCGLILEESNLDHGPEWRAFNQTEKASKSRVGAPITQRMHDKGLTTTIDWKDKDAYGRTISNRKQKQINRLRTWQQRIRTNDSGERNLQFAFSEIDRMASALAIPDTNREVACVIYRRALSEDLLRGRSIEGVATSCLYAACRQAGIPRSLDEMVAVARIGEKELGRTYRYIAQELALEIKPSNPKEFVPRFCSKLGTTSAVENKAFEILNLTLGHGLHSGKSPVGFAAAAIYVASLLCDEKHTQSEVAEAAQVTEVTIRNRYQEQLKAVKEA from the coding sequence ATGACACTTACTACTCATCAACGCGACCGAGAACGATCAACCGAAGAGACATCAAGCCAGGCTCGACTGGATCAGTGCCCGGAATGTAACTCCGAAGAGTTAGCACATAGTGCAGATCAAAACGAACTAATTTGTCAGAATTGCGGCTTAATTCTTGAGGAATCCAATCTCGATCATGGTCCCGAATGGCGGGCTTTTAATCAAACTGAAAAAGCTTCCAAATCTCGTGTAGGAGCACCAATCACCCAGCGAATGCACGATAAGGGGTTGACAACAACGATCGATTGGAAAGACAAAGATGCCTATGGACGAACAATCTCCAATCGAAAGCAAAAACAGATAAATCGGTTACGAACCTGGCAGCAACGAATTCGCACGAACGATTCCGGTGAGCGCAATTTACAATTCGCGTTTAGTGAAATCGATCGCATGGCGAGTGCACTTGCGATTCCAGATACTAATCGAGAGGTTGCATGCGTGATTTATCGACGTGCACTCTCAGAAGATTTGCTTCGTGGCCGGTCGATCGAAGGTGTTGCAACGAGTTGTTTGTATGCTGCTTGTCGCCAAGCAGGAATTCCACGGAGTCTTGACGAAATGGTCGCTGTTGCACGAATCGGAGAGAAAGAATTGGGTCGTACGTATCGATATATCGCACAAGAACTGGCGTTGGAAATCAAGCCATCGAATCCAAAAGAGTTCGTCCCACGGTTTTGCTCCAAGTTAGGAACCACCTCCGCCGTTGAAAACAAGGCGTTCGAAATTCTCAATCTGACATTAGGTCATGGTCTTCATTCTGGAAAATCTCCCGTTGGGTTCGCTGCTGCAGCGATCTATGTTGCGTCGTTATTGTGTGATGAGAAACACACACAATCAGAAGTGGCAGAAGCCGCTCAGGTGACTGAAGTCACCATTCGAAATCGGTATCAAGAGCAATTAAAAGCCGTCAAGGAAGCATAG
- the gfo6 gene encoding D-xylose 1-dehydrogenase Gfo6 produces MSITKYLDTFEHRDWDTSPDETIRIALIGLGWWTIEEVIPAIEASDYCEVSVLVTGSREKGERVATDIATMAETLSYKQFHEGDAQDAYDAVYVCTPNAYHLDYAETAAELGKAVLCEKPIEANVDRAQRMVERCESAGINLLVAYRMQTTPTVRRARELIQRGTIGKPRFVNGVNCQSIFDIFPNPDQWRLNSDLTGYGTSVMDLGIYHINTSRFLLNKDPIAVHASMRSDKEPFDDVPDELASFVLEFEGGLYSTCSVSQNAHAQSYIEVIGTDGRLRIEPAYHLETDMSLSIGEQTVDFDTPEINQMTELFDFFAVNIVQGIDDAPDGRQGLEDLQAIEAIHRAAETEQQIQINR; encoded by the coding sequence ATGTCGATAACCAAATATTTGGATACTTTTGAGCATCGTGATTGGGATACATCTCCTGATGAGACAATTCGGATAGCACTTATTGGACTTGGATGGTGGACTATAGAGGAAGTAATTCCAGCCATTGAAGCATCTGATTATTGTGAAGTATCTGTACTTGTTACCGGATCTCGAGAGAAGGGCGAACGTGTGGCTACAGACATCGCCACTATGGCTGAAACCCTTTCCTACAAACAATTCCATGAAGGAGATGCACAAGATGCGTACGATGCCGTGTATGTATGTACTCCAAACGCGTATCATCTTGACTATGCAGAAACCGCGGCAGAACTCGGAAAAGCAGTTCTCTGTGAGAAGCCAATAGAAGCTAATGTGGACCGCGCTCAGAGAATGGTTGAACGATGTGAATCTGCAGGTATTAACCTACTTGTTGCTTATCGTATGCAGACCACGCCAACAGTACGTCGTGCCCGGGAACTGATACAACGTGGGACAATCGGTAAGCCACGGTTCGTCAACGGTGTCAACTGCCAATCTATTTTTGACATTTTTCCAAACCCAGATCAGTGGCGACTTAATTCTGACCTGACCGGATATGGAACTTCTGTAATGGACCTCGGAATTTACCACATCAACACGTCTCGATTCTTGCTTAATAAGGATCCAATCGCCGTTCATGCGTCGATGCGGTCAGACAAAGAGCCATTTGATGATGTTCCAGATGAGTTAGCATCATTCGTTCTGGAGTTTGAGGGAGGTTTGTATTCCACCTGCTCTGTCAGTCAGAATGCGCACGCTCAATCATATATAGAGGTGATTGGAACTGACGGCCGTCTCAGAATCGAACCAGCCTATCACTTAGAGACAGATATGTCGCTATCAATTGGAGAACAGACTGTCGATTTCGATACCCCTGAGATAAACCAGATGACCGAGCTTTTCGACTTTTTTGCCGTCAACATCGTCCAAGGGATTGATGATGCTCCCGATGGGAGGCAAGGTCTCGAGGATTTGCAAGCGATCGAAGCCATCCATCGCGCTGCTGAGACGGAGCAACAAATTCAAATCAACCGTTGA
- a CDS encoding PfkB family carbohydrate kinase, with protein sequence MVTLGSDGALAVNQGDTYRKEVYKTKTIDAIGTGDSFIGGFIYRIATDALPPETYSSRVISQ encoded by the coding sequence ATTGTTACACTTGGATCCGATGGAGCTCTGGCAGTTAATCAAGGAGATACTTATAGAAAAGAGGTATACAAAACTAAAACGATTGATGCTATCGGTACTGGAGATTCCTTCATTGGTGGCTTTATTTATAGAATAGCGACAGACGCCCTGCCACCTGAAACGTACAGTAGTAGAGTGATCTCGCAATAG
- a CDS encoding sulfatase yields MPDKPNIVVIMTDQQRADACSREGFELDTTPFLDEFAQNGTWFDRAYTSTPVCSPARTSFLTGRFPTATNVWTNKQSDAVVNEQDLFDLLNDAGYETALIGKNHSYLTPEKTDFWAEFGHWGAIDEQTKSARTEEDEKLEAYLDNLSLFNGGGGWDSKPVPTSVESQCAYRCVSQAQEWIKSRNNGDPFFTWLSLPEPHNPYQVPEPYFSMFPSEELPPISAGTEVLEDKRFKWKWLRKIGVKRAKREAPNAKYDTEILPRLRSSYYGMLRMIDDQVRRFVEFLETENLREDTLIVFLSDHGDFAGDYGLMRKGVDLPEATVRIPLIFNGPGVEADRSPSTAHVSIVDIMPTLCDVAGGDHPPGTQGRSLWTLLSGTDVECSRFNSVYVESGWGGRHSSADDVPSLDEARKNELNPHTQSGRIGMIRRDKWKFVFDMEDGPELYNLVEDPAEKKDLSADPAHDTLLQELYADFSTWSLYARDTLPEKRSIQKVDPSAKRH; encoded by the coding sequence ATGCCCGACAAACCAAATATCGTCGTTATTATGACCGATCAGCAACGAGCAGATGCTTGCTCTCGTGAAGGATTTGAGCTTGATACAACGCCATTTCTCGATGAGTTTGCACAGAATGGAACATGGTTTGATCGTGCCTATACTTCGACTCCAGTGTGTTCTCCGGCACGGACAAGCTTTCTAACCGGTCGTTTCCCAACCGCAACAAATGTATGGACAAATAAACAATCGGACGCTGTTGTAAATGAACAGGATTTGTTCGACTTACTAAACGATGCCGGCTATGAGACGGCCCTAATTGGGAAGAACCATAGCTACCTCACACCTGAAAAAACTGACTTTTGGGCGGAGTTTGGTCACTGGGGAGCGATAGACGAGCAAACAAAGTCTGCTCGGACTGAAGAAGATGAAAAATTGGAAGCATACTTAGATAACTTGTCACTCTTCAACGGTGGTGGGGGATGGGATTCCAAGCCAGTTCCAACTTCAGTTGAGAGTCAATGTGCTTACCGGTGTGTTTCACAAGCACAAGAGTGGATCAAATCACGTAATAATGGAGACCCATTTTTTACTTGGCTTTCTCTCCCAGAACCACATAATCCCTATCAAGTGCCAGAACCGTATTTCTCGATGTTCCCATCGGAAGAATTGCCCCCTATCTCCGCTGGAACCGAAGTTCTCGAGGATAAGCGGTTCAAATGGAAGTGGCTCCGGAAGATTGGTGTCAAGAGAGCAAAGCGGGAGGCACCCAACGCCAAATATGACACAGAAATCTTGCCGCGATTACGTTCGTCATATTACGGGATGCTGAGAATGATTGATGACCAGGTACGCCGCTTCGTCGAGTTTCTCGAAACGGAGAATCTCCGTGAAGATACACTCATTGTGTTCCTATCAGACCATGGGGACTTTGCCGGCGATTATGGACTCATGCGCAAAGGCGTTGATCTCCCAGAAGCGACAGTTCGCATCCCGCTCATATTCAATGGACCCGGTGTAGAAGCGGATCGATCACCAAGTACCGCTCACGTCTCGATTGTCGATATCATGCCGACGCTCTGTGATGTTGCAGGTGGTGACCATCCTCCGGGAACTCAAGGTCGATCATTGTGGACATTACTTTCAGGGACTGATGTTGAATGTTCCAGATTCAACAGCGTCTATGTAGAAAGCGGGTGGGGAGGACGACACTCTAGTGCTGACGATGTTCCGAGTCTCGATGAGGCTAGGAAAAATGAACTCAATCCACACACACAGTCAGGTCGGATAGGAATGATCCGTCGAGACAAGTGGAAGTTTGTCTTTGATATGGAAGATGGCCCCGAATTGTACAACCTCGTGGAGGATCCCGCTGAGAAAAAGGATTTGAGTGCTGATCCTGCTCACGATACGTTGCTTCAAGAACTGTATGCAGATTTCTCAACATGGTCACTATACGCACGCGATACGCTACCCGAAAAACGCTCAATTCAAAAGGTCGATCCCTCTGCCAAACGACACTGA
- the dgoD gene encoding galactonate dehydratase, with translation MTQITDYELFEVPPRWLFLRVETTDGIVGWGEPVVEGRSHTVRAAVEELMDNYLVGKPAAPIEDHWSTMYSGGFYRGGPVLMSAIAGIDQALWDIKGKHFDAPVYELLGGAAREQIRVYQWIGGDRPSAVANEAKKQIDAGFTALKMNATEEMERVDDPSTINEAVERLRNVRETVGDNVDIGVDFHGRVAKPMAKRLAKALEPYEPMFIEEPVLPDHNDALPSIATQTSIPIATGERMYSRWDFKEVFESGTVDIIQPDLSHAGGITETKKIASMAEAYDVALAPHCPLGPIALASCIQVDACSPNALIQEQSLDIHYNETSDVLDYLAEPSVFDYEDGFVSIPDGPGLGIDIDEEYVREQSKQSVNWHNPVWRHKDGSVAEW, from the coding sequence ATGACCCAAATTACCGATTACGAGTTGTTTGAGGTGCCGCCTCGATGGTTATTCCTGCGTGTCGAAACTACTGACGGCATTGTTGGATGGGGAGAACCCGTCGTTGAGGGTCGCTCACACACCGTGAGGGCTGCAGTTGAGGAACTAATGGATAACTACCTTGTCGGTAAACCAGCCGCTCCTATTGAAGATCACTGGAGCACGATGTACAGTGGGGGTTTCTATCGAGGAGGGCCTGTCCTTATGTCTGCTATCGCTGGAATTGACCAAGCGCTTTGGGACATCAAGGGGAAACACTTCGATGCTCCTGTATACGAACTGTTGGGTGGTGCCGCACGCGAGCAGATCCGCGTCTATCAATGGATTGGTGGCGATCGTCCTTCAGCAGTCGCGAATGAAGCCAAGAAGCAAATTGATGCGGGATTCACTGCACTGAAGATGAACGCAACTGAAGAAATGGAGCGAGTTGACGATCCTAGCACTATTAACGAAGCTGTTGAACGACTTCGGAATGTACGAGAGACGGTTGGTGACAACGTTGATATCGGGGTCGACTTCCATGGACGAGTAGCCAAGCCGATGGCGAAACGGCTTGCGAAGGCACTCGAGCCTTACGAGCCGATGTTCATCGAGGAACCAGTGCTTCCGGATCACAACGATGCACTTCCGTCTATCGCGACACAAACGTCGATTCCGATTGCAACGGGGGAACGAATGTATTCTCGGTGGGATTTCAAAGAAGTGTTTGAGAGTGGAACAGTCGATATAATACAACCAGATCTCTCTCACGCAGGGGGGATCACTGAAACTAAGAAAATAGCTTCGATGGCCGAGGCCTACGATGTCGCACTCGCACCTCATTGTCCATTGGGGCCGATAGCGCTGGCGTCTTGTATTCAGGTTGATGCGTGCTCACCAAACGCACTCATTCAGGAGCAAAGTCTTGACATCCACTATAACGAGACAAGCGACGTTCTTGACTACCTCGCTGAGCCGAGCGTATTCGATTATGAGGACGGGTTCGTCTCGATTCCGGACGGACCTGGACTCGGAATCGATATCGACGAGGAATATGTACGTGAACAGTCCAAGCAATCGGTTAATTGGCATAATCCAGTATGGCGGCACAAAGATGGGAGTGTGGCCGAGTGGTAA
- a CDS encoding Lrp/AsnC family transcriptional regulator, with protein MLPRNSNRTVSLTDVDKEILEILRSGRATQSYIVDETGRSRQYVHNRLGILTAAGYLENIHTKTALYELVGDPLANEENGG; from the coding sequence ATGCTCCCACGCAATTCCAATCGAACGGTCTCTCTCACTGATGTCGACAAAGAGATTCTCGAAATACTCCGAAGTGGGCGGGCAACCCAATCGTACATCGTCGACGAAACCGGTCGCTCGCGTCAATACGTCCACAATCGGCTCGGAATCCTCACAGCTGCCGGATATCTCGAGAACATTCATACAAAAACAGCATTGTACGAGCTAGTCGGCGATCCGCTCGCTAACGAGGAAAATGGAGGATGA